Proteins encoded within one genomic window of Funiculus sociatus GB2-C1:
- a CDS encoding ATP-binding protein, whose amino-acid sequence MVANPFVPQDLVGRQQELQQVSQILSIDGDLLITGVPGSGRRSLIRWAAQKVKARVLEIDCLRATDGKRFLQLFAESLMATFTTPEELALIGQWIAEHPLSLEELPNGQTRLVWHLSNEGEWSLFQVLLNLPQAIANKVNSRVVMVFRNFPHIRSWDRDGKWEAYLREEIAIHTHVSYALIATVGEPWVQDSNLQVVCLAPLSNQELSAWIETAMSLQGLKFDADGLALFLSYVQGHLGDAIALARRIWLDCRVLYGSQKEGLIQSHHVHRSALALVEDISITFESLILLLPSSQVRVLESLALDPTDSPHSREYIQKHQLSRGGSLQGALASLEQKGLVYGAKYGYQIALPLLGFWLKHRIGDWGLGAGDWGLGVGTRD is encoded by the coding sequence ATGGTTGCAAACCCGTTTGTGCCGCAAGATTTAGTAGGTAGACAGCAAGAACTGCAACAAGTCAGCCAAATTCTCTCAATAGATGGCGATTTACTGATTACAGGGGTTCCTGGTAGTGGAAGGCGATCGCTTATTCGTTGGGCAGCACAGAAAGTGAAAGCTAGAGTGCTAGAAATTGACTGTCTGCGAGCCACTGATGGCAAGCGATTTCTGCAATTGTTCGCTGAAAGCTTGATGGCAACCTTCACCACACCGGAAGAACTGGCGTTAATTGGACAGTGGATTGCAGAACATCCTCTGAGTTTGGAGGAATTGCCGAATGGACAAACTCGTTTAGTTTGGCATCTATCAAACGAGGGAGAATGGTCGCTATTTCAAGTTTTGCTGAACTTACCGCAAGCGATCGCTAACAAAGTCAATAGCCGCGTAGTGATGGTTTTTCGCAATTTTCCCCACATCCGGTCTTGGGATAGAGATGGCAAATGGGAAGCTTATCTGCGTGAAGAAATCGCCATACATACTCATGTCAGCTATGCGCTAATTGCTACAGTCGGAGAACCTTGGGTACAAGATAGTAACTTGCAGGTTGTCTGTTTAGCACCGCTGTCTAATCAAGAACTCAGCGCATGGATTGAGACAGCAATGAGCTTACAGGGATTGAAATTTGATGCAGATGGTTTAGCGCTATTTTTAAGCTACGTTCAAGGACATTTAGGGGATGCGATCGCGCTAGCTAGACGAATTTGGCTGGATTGCCGAGTTTTATACGGAAGCCAGAAAGAAGGACTAATCCAATCCCACCACGTCCATCGCAGTGCTTTAGCATTAGTTGAAGATATATCTATTACCTTCGAGTCACTGATTTTACTGCTACCTTCTAGCCAAGTTCGGGTACTAGAAAGTTTAGCTCTTGATCCCACAGATAGCCCGCACAGCCGCGAATACATCCAAAAACACCAACTTTCTAGAGGTGGCTCTCTCCAAGGTGCTTTGGCAAGTTTAGAACAGAAAGGTTTGGTATACGGCGCTAAGTACGGCTACCAGATAGCTTTACCTTTGCTGGGGTTCTGGTTAAAGCATAGGATTGGGGACTGGGGGCTTGGGGCTGGAGACTGGGGGCTGGGGGTGGGGACTAGGGACTAG
- a CDS encoding ChaN family lipoprotein, which yields MQKHSITISAWSLLIMLLCTLPAHAQKISRPQQQQYSVEEVLQQLAKTKVIYLGETHDNPEDHKAQLEIIQRLYRQNSKIAIAMEMFQRPYQSLLNQYLAGKITQTQLLEQSEYEKRWGFPWESYAPILSFAKENNLPVLALNTPSEVTRKVARQGLESLTPDERKYIPPFNEIRTDNSEYRQMVQESFQQHQVAGHGNSANFERFFTAQVLWDETMAEGIAQFVKANPDYQVIVLAGQAHIIYGYGIPSRVARRLANNIVQSSILLNPSEAMQASSDKAIADYFWVTSE from the coding sequence ATGCAAAAACACTCAATTACCATCTCGGCTTGGTCGCTTTTAATTATGTTACTCTGCACCTTGCCCGCTCATGCCCAAAAAATCTCCCGTCCCCAGCAGCAGCAATACTCTGTCGAAGAAGTTTTGCAACAACTCGCCAAAACCAAAGTCATCTACTTAGGCGAAACCCACGATAATCCTGAAGATCACAAAGCCCAGTTGGAGATTATTCAGCGACTATATCGGCAAAATTCTAAAATAGCGATCGCAATGGAAATGTTCCAGCGTCCTTATCAAAGTCTACTCAATCAATATCTGGCTGGAAAAATAACCCAAACCCAGTTATTAGAACAAAGCGAATATGAAAAACGCTGGGGTTTCCCGTGGGAATCTTATGCCCCGATTCTGAGTTTTGCCAAGGAAAATAATTTACCTGTCTTAGCCTTAAATACTCCCAGCGAAGTAACGCGCAAAGTCGCACGCCAAGGATTAGAAAGTCTGACACCAGATGAGAGAAAGTACATTCCGCCATTTAATGAAATTCGCACCGATAATTCCGAATATCGCCAAATGGTGCAAGAGTCTTTTCAACAGCATCAAGTAGCCGGACACGGAAATAGTGCAAACTTTGAGCGTTTCTTCACAGCGCAGGTGCTTTGGGATGAAACGATGGCAGAAGGAATTGCCCAATTTGTGAAAGCAAACCCAGATTATCAAGTCATTGTTTTGGCTGGACAAGCTCATATTATTTATGGCTATGGTATTCCCAGCCGCGTTGCGCGACGCTTGGCAAATAATATAGTCCAATCCTCAATTTTACTCAATCCATCGGAAGCCATGCAAGCTTCAAGTGACAAAGCGATCGCTGACTACTTTTGGGTAACATCTGAGTGA